In Streptomyces sp. NBC_01408, one DNA window encodes the following:
- a CDS encoding DUF3344 domain-containing protein, with protein sequence MISSPISDKVHSCFVPLIEYGDRVMGSSRRILGTLGLLSCLTLSVNVPVAGAAAPAPKELPRVPFTQRYQAVQPGGLVRASNSGISCRREESPQAEPCAEVKRGAAGVNGDFEMFYSEVDKDPDTYNSTRAELKVPKGAKVSYARLYWGGNLRVGEQKPPEDNGRVLVAEPGGAYKEVLADTVIGHHADAGSDAYQASADVTPLVRKGGAGMWTVAQLNIAMGHSEVGAWGGWTLVVAYEHPQEPVRRISLWDGFEDLAAGGGEAAGETVGIDGLDAPAGSAGRAGVVAYDGDRGSLGDSLTVTADSGRRVSLSDEENPFNDVMNSTITEFGNHSFVRQPEHMNNLGYDADVFDLSPALSGGARSLSFRFTGESQGHFLGVLFVQTDARR encoded by the coding sequence GTGATTTCCAGCCCGATTTCTGACAAAGTGCACTCCTGTTTTGTCCCCTTGATCGAATATGGAGACAGGGTCATGGGTTCCTCCCGCAGAATCCTCGGCACGCTCGGTCTGCTGTCCTGCCTCACCCTTTCCGTGAACGTCCCGGTGGCGGGGGCCGCGGCTCCCGCGCCCAAGGAATTGCCCCGGGTTCCGTTCACCCAGCGTTACCAGGCCGTCCAGCCCGGCGGGCTGGTCCGGGCCTCCAACTCGGGCATCAGCTGCCGCAGGGAGGAGTCGCCGCAGGCCGAGCCGTGCGCCGAGGTCAAGCGGGGCGCGGCCGGGGTCAACGGCGACTTCGAGATGTTCTACAGCGAGGTCGACAAGGACCCGGACACCTACAACTCGACCCGGGCCGAGCTGAAGGTCCCCAAGGGCGCGAAGGTCTCGTACGCCCGGCTCTACTGGGGCGGGAACCTGCGGGTGGGCGAGCAGAAACCACCCGAGGACAACGGGCGGGTGCTCGTCGCCGAACCGGGCGGCGCGTACAAGGAAGTGCTGGCCGACACGGTGATCGGGCACCACGCGGACGCGGGCAGCGATGCCTATCAGGCCTCCGCCGACGTGACCCCGCTGGTCCGCAAGGGCGGCGCCGGCATGTGGACGGTCGCCCAGCTCAACATCGCCATGGGGCACTCCGAGGTGGGTGCCTGGGGCGGCTGGACGCTGGTCGTCGCCTACGAGCACCCGCAGGAGCCGGTGCGCCGGATCTCGCTGTGGGACGGGTTCGAGGACCTGGCCGCCGGTGGTGGCGAGGCGGCCGGGGAGACGGTCGGGATCGACGGCCTGGACGCGCCGGCCGGGTCCGCGGGGCGGGCCGGGGTGGTCGCGTACGACGGGGACCGGGGCAGCCTCGGGGACTCGCTCACGGTGACGGCGGACAGCGGGCGCCGGGTGAGCCTCAGCGATGAAGAAAATCCTTTTAATGATGTTATGAATTCCACGATCACGGAATTCGGGAATCACTCGTTCGTGCGACAGCCCGAACATATGAATAATCTCGGATATGACGCGGACGTGTTCGATCTGAGTCCCGCCCTGTCCGGTGGTGCCCGCAGCCTGAGTTTCAGGTTCACGGGCGAAAGTCAGGGTCATTTCCTCGGCGTGCTCTTCGTTCAGACAGACGCGCGCCGCTGA